A stretch of Oryza brachyantha chromosome 4, ObraRS2, whole genome shotgun sequence DNA encodes these proteins:
- the LOC102714555 gene encoding wall-associated receptor kinase 5-like, with protein sequence MLIEVTYLITIRMAMSTFSSALPLLLLVMFVAVNPMAKSSSVPGNQGINSTGVHAAATLGGCPQSCGNLTFEYPFGIGSSCFRDPDFNLTCDNTATSPRLFLQDGTTEVVDSIDVTGYGRSSDYLFMLVDVDISHTIPMRPGINTYNMTWKAPGRSFSLEYAMLNITGCDFDVYLVDQNRNSSVMLCMVTCPDEEMTDMVARQNCNGTGCCSIWLEASLTAFQLKFVRHNNVELKTHSNQSLLWNRINITTVGMNLGWSIVDQPTCARTRDNMTNYACASSHSKCFDSYVTTEFGYLCGCESGYWGNPYILNGCQRDNGYIPAQQKANCSRMCGNISVPFPFGLEEGCFARRLFQLNCTNATSSSLQFDDEQQVAYINISEGLVGIRYTSWYEQLEFKVYVAKQPELYIGSGKSSSVQWAVANLTCQEAKQNTSGYACVSINSTCLAVNSIDGYIGYRCKCLPGFEGNPYVQNGCQDIDECNTPGICKGVCHNTIGKYYCTDCPYKTKYDTIQMQCISSKSQNLLLGITIGLSAGFGILLVSLSATFIYRRWKRDTQKQLRRKHFQKNQGLLLEQLILSDENANDKTKIFSLDELEKATNKFDPTRILGRGGHGMVYKGILSDQRVVAIKRSKHIEEGEISQFINEVAILSQINHRNIVKLFGCCLETEVPLLVYDFIPNGSLFDILHSSSSSDFSLSWDDCLRIATEAAGALCYLHSAASVSVFHRDVKSSNILLDANYTAKVSDFGASRLVPIDQTHVVTNVQGTFGYLDPEYYHTGQLNEKSDVYSFGVVLVELLLRREPIFTTVSGSKQNLSNYFLWELKVKPIKDIVAPQVHEEATEDEINSVASLAEKCLRLRSQDRPTMKQVEMTLQFLRTKRSNSCHPTPENDEEIHLLQPIRSEASCEQLAINLAQSTNSESPNSHKCYSLEQEFISSVGLPR encoded by the exons ATGCTGATTGAAGTGACATACCTGATAACGATCCGTATGGCT ATGAGCACCTTCAGTTCAGCGCTTCCTCTGCTACTGCTTGTTATGTTCGTTGCTGTGAATCCAATGGCGAAATCATCTAGCGTGCCAGGAAATCAAGGTATCAACAGCACCGGTGTTCATGCTGCGGCCACTCTAGGTGGTTGCCCACAGAGCTGCGGCAACCTGACTTTTGAATATCCATTTGGCATTGGCTCCAGCTGCTTCCGGGACCCCGACTTCAATCTCACCTGCGACAACACGGCAACCTCCCCAAGGCTCTTCCTCCAGGATGGCACCACAGAGGTTGTTGACAGTATTGATGTTACTGGATATGGTAGATCCTCAGATTACCTCTTTATGCTTGTTGACGTCGATATATCCCATACTATCCCTATGAGACCAGGTATCAACACTTACAACATGACCTGGAAAGCCCCTGGGAGATCTTTCTCTCTTGAATATGCCATGCTAAACATCACTGGCTGTGACTTTGATGTATACCTGGTTGATCAAAACAGAAATAGCAGCGTAATGCTCTGTATGGTTACTTGCCCTGACGAAGAAATGACGGACATGGTGGCCAGGCAGAATTGCAATGGAACAGGATGTTGCTCAATCTGGTTAGAGGCTAGTCTCACTGCGTTCCAGTTAAAATTTGTCCGCCATAACAATGTTGAGCTCAAGACACACTCTAACCAAAGCCTCCTATGGAACAGAATCAATATAACAACTGTTGGCATGAACCTTGGGTGGAGTATTGTGGATCAACCAACATGCGCCAGAACTAGGGATAATATGACAAACTATGCTTGTGCCAGCAGCCACAGCAAGTGCTTTGATAGCTATGTAACAACTGAGTTTGGTTATCTCTGTGGATGTGAGAGTGGATATTGGGGGAACCCATACATACTCAATGGTTGCCAGCGTGATAACG GATATATTCCAGCTCAACAGAAGGCAAACTGCTCACGAATGTGTGGGAACATCAGTGTTCCATTTCCTTTTGGATTAGAAGAAGGGTGCTTTGCAAGGAGGCTATTTCAGCTCAATTGCACAAATGCAACATCCTCCAGCCTCCAATTTGACGACGAACAACAGGTGGCGTATATAAATATCAGTGAGGGTCTTGTAGGCATTAGATATACATCTTGGTATGAACAGCTGGAATTTAAAGTGTATGTAGCTAAGCAACCGGAACTCTATATTGGTTCTGGCAAATCATCCTCTGTGCAATGGGCTGTTGCCAATCTAACGTGCCAAGAGGCAAAACAGAACACCTCTGGATATGCATGTGTTAGCATCAATAGCACATGCTTGGCCGTGAACTCTATCGATGGCTACATTGGTTATAGATGCAAATGTTTACCTGGCTTTGAAGGAAATCCATATGTCCAAAATGGCTGCCAAG ATATTGATGAGTGCAACACACCAGGCATTTGCAAAGGAGTATGCCATAATACCATTGGAAAATACTATTGCACTGATTGTCCTTATAAAACAAAGTATGATACTATCCAGATGCAGTGCATTTCATCAAAAAGCCAAAATCTTCTGTTAG GTATCACTATTGGGCTTAGTGCTGGCTTTGGCATTCTACTTGTGAGCTTAAGTGCAACATTTATCTACCGTAGATGGAAAAGGGACACCCAAAAGCAACTACGTCGGAAGCATTTCCAGAAAAACCAAGGCCTCCTCCTAGAACAACTAATATTGTCGGATGAAAATGCAAATGACAAGACAAAGATTTTCTCTTTAGATGAGCTAGAGAAGgcaacaaacaaatttgatcCTACACGTATCCTTGGTCGTGGAGGGCATGGTATGGTGTACAAAGGCATTTTATCTGACCAACGTGTAGTTGCAATAAAAAGGTCTAAGCACATTGAGGAAGGTGAGATCAGCCAATTTATTAATGAAGTAGCTATTCTCTCTCAAATAAATCACCGGAATATAGTAAAATTATTTGGTTGTTGTCTTGAAACTGAGGTCCCACTATTGGTATATGACTTCATTCCCAACGGTTCATTATTCGATATTCTACATTCTAGTTCAAGCAGCGATTTTTCTTTGTCATGGGATGACTGTCTACGAATTGCAACGGAGGCTGCAGGAGCTCTTTGTTATCTCCATTCAGCAGCTTCAGTATCAGTCTTCCATCGTGATGTCAAGTCCTCTAATATACTTCTAGATGCAAACTACACTGCTAAAGTATCAGACTTTGGTGCTTCAAGATTGGTTCCAATTGACCAAACTCACGTGGTTACAAATGTACAGGGAACATTTGGTTACTTAGATCCAGAATATTACCATACTGGGCAGCTGAATGAGAAGAGTGATGTATATAGCTTTGGTGTGGTACTTGTGGAACTACTACTCAGAAGAGAACCTATTTTTACAACAGTGTCAGGATCAAAGCAGAACTTGTCCAACTACTTTCTTTGGGAGCTCAAGGTGAAGCCAATCAAAGATATAGTTGCACCACAAGTTCATGAGGAAGCTACCGAGGATGAGATAAACAGTGTTGCTTCTCTTGCAGAAAAATGCTTAAGGCTCCGAAGTCAAGATAGACCTACAATGAAGCAAGTCGAAATGACTTTACAGTTCTTGCGAACAAAAAGGTCAAATTCATGCCATCCTACTCCGGAAAATGATGAAGAGATACACCTGTTGCAACCTATAAGGTCTGAAGCTAGTTGTGAGCAGTTGGCTATTAACTTGGCTCAAAGCACCAACTCTGAGTCTCCAAATAGCCACAAATGTTATAGCTTGGAGCAAGAGTTCATTTCATCAGTTGGGCTGCCACGATAG
- the LOC102714826 gene encoding mitogen-activated protein kinase kinase kinase 1-like: MNTLDWLHIKGVFFAVKEVYLHDQGSYGDAQHCILQLQQEIALLSRLDHSNIVQYYGTDKEDSKLYVFLELVSQGSLASLYQKYRLRNSHVSRYTRQILDGLCYLHDRNIVHRDVKCANILVHANGSVKLADFGLAKEIGKFTALKSCQGSVYWMAPEVVSHKKTYGTPADIWSLGCTVLEMLTREHPYPNLEWTQALFKIGREEPPDNPEYLSKEARDFISQCLRLNPDDRPYASKLLDHPFVNRSIRSIMSIMAS; the protein is encoded by the exons ATGAACACTTTGGATTGGCTGCACAT TAAGGGAGTCTTCTTTGCTGTCAAAGAAGTGTACTTGCATGATCAAGGCAGCTACGGCGATGCACAACACTGCATTTTACAGCTTCAGCAG GAAATTGCACTCCTGAGTCGTCTGGACCACAGTAATATTGTGCAGTACTATGGCACTGACAAA GAGGACTCGAAACTGTACGTCTTCCTTGAACTAGTGTCGCAAGGATCTCTTGCATCCTTGTATCAGAAATATCGCCTGCGAAATTCTCATGTTTCACGATATACAAGACAAATCCTTGATGGGTTATGTTACCTCCACGATAGAAACATCGTTCATCG GGATGTCAAATGTGCCAATATACTGGTGCATGCGAATGGATCTGTGAAGCTTGCTGACTTTGGACTCGCTAAGGAG ATTGGCAAATTCACCGCACTTAAATCATGCCAAGGAAGCGTTTATTGGATGGCACCCGAG GTTGTCAGTCACAAAAAGACGTATGGAACACCAGCTGATATATGGAGTCTGGGTTGCACAGTCCTGGAGATGTTGACACGTGAACATCCTTATCCTAATTTGGAATGG ACACAAGCTTTGTTTAAGATCGGAAGGGAGGAGCCACCAGATAACCCAGAGTACCTTTCCAAGGAGGCTCGTGATTTTATAAGCCAGTGTTTAAGGCTAAACCCAGATGATAGACCTTATGCATCCAAATTGCTCGATCATCCTTTCGTGAATAGGTCAATACGGTCAATAATGTCTATAATGGCATCTTGA
- the LOC121054181 gene encoding uncharacterized protein LOC121054181, translated as MAREEENSHAPATRSADASARRQDDGDLTSKQDAVRISLRIPDQEMRPWERSSEEFLTCWSSLSESTDEETTRTTSESMFYIRLDGRVRRKVRSWSRGRFLGRGSFGMVFEGITK; from the coding sequence ATGGCGCGAGAGGAGGAGAACAGCCATGCTCCCGCGACCAGATCCGCCGATGCTTCTGCGCGCCGGCAGGACGACGGCGATCTTACATCTAAACAGGATGCTGTGAGAATATCGTTGAGAATACCGGATCAGGAGATGCGTCCATGGGAGAGGTCGTCGGAGGAATTCCTGACCTGCTGGTCCTCGCTGTCGGAGTCGACCGACGAggagacgacgaggacgaccaGCGAGTCCATGTTCTACATCCGGCTGGACGGGAGGGTTAGGAGGAAGGTCCGGTCGTGGAGTCGGGGCCGTTTCCTGGGGCGTGGATCTTTCGGGATGGTCTTCGAGGGCATCACCAAGTAA